A region from the Kineococcus rhizosphaerae genome encodes:
- a CDS encoding carbohydrate ABC transporter permease, producing the protein MRTAPGALPTGISPGPRTSTGRLGWLVLPALLIFTTFAVVPLIGVFVLSFTSWDGIGAIHFAGLGSWKAVLTDPGLPHALWTTFLIIVLSWLAQTPLAILLGVFIAGGQKYRALLAVLFFLPLLLSAAAVSIAYKALLDPNFGLGPGLGLGFLTQDWLGRGTLAVGVVIFIIAWQWIPFHSLIFQGATRQIPVSMYEAAQLDGAGRVRQFFSITLPQLKNALITSSTLVIVGSLTSFDLIFVLTGGGPNDATRVLALDMYLTGFRANQMGLASAIAVILVVVGLILAQLLQRLGGKERNSQLEGA; encoded by the coding sequence GTGAGGACGGCCCCCGGTGCTCTCCCGACGGGGATCAGCCCGGGGCCGCGCACCTCCACCGGCCGACTGGGGTGGCTGGTGCTGCCGGCCCTGCTGATCTTCACCACCTTCGCCGTGGTCCCCCTCATCGGGGTGTTCGTCCTGAGCTTCACCTCCTGGGACGGCATCGGGGCGATCCACTTCGCCGGTCTCGGCAGCTGGAAGGCCGTGCTCACGGACCCCGGCCTTCCGCACGCGCTGTGGACCACCTTCCTGATCATCGTGCTGTCCTGGCTGGCCCAGACACCGCTGGCGATCCTGCTGGGCGTGTTCATCGCGGGGGGTCAGAAGTACCGCGCCCTGCTGGCGGTGCTGTTCTTCCTGCCGCTGCTGCTGTCGGCCGCGGCCGTGTCCATCGCCTACAAGGCGCTGCTCGACCCGAACTTCGGGCTGGGTCCGGGCCTGGGCCTGGGCTTCCTCACGCAGGACTGGCTGGGCCGGGGCACGCTGGCGGTGGGCGTGGTCATCTTCATCATCGCCTGGCAGTGGATCCCGTTCCACTCCCTGATCTTCCAGGGCGCGACCCGGCAGATCCCGGTCTCGATGTACGAGGCGGCGCAACTCGACGGCGCCGGGCGGGTGCGGCAGTTCTTCTCCATCACCCTGCCGCAGTTGAAGAACGCCCTCATCACGTCCTCGACACTCGTGATCGTGGGGTCGCTGACCTCGTTCGACCTGATCTTCGTCCTCACCGGCGGCGGGCCGAACGACGCGACCCGCGTTCTGGCCCTGGACATGTACCTGACCGGTTTCCGCGCCAACCAGATGGGGCTGGCCTCGGCCATCGCCGTGATCCTGGTCGTGGTCGGCCTGATCCTGGCCCAGCTCTTGCAGCGCCTCGGTGGCAAGGAACGCAACTCCCAGCTGGAAGGGGCCTGA
- a CDS encoding extracellular solute-binding protein — protein sequence MDHNRASRRTFLTLAAATPLVATALASCGDSGPGQAGGDEATDWILTGQPAEGVRSGTVQKWNETHDDQRITTSSFQNDAYKAKIKTAIGAGQAPTIIFGWGGGTLRDYAQSGHVDDLTAWFAQNPGVKNRLLDAAFAAGTVEGKIYAIPTETVQPLVLFYNKKLFKQVDVEPPTTWDELMALVPKFNAAGIAPFSLGGQSRWTSMMWLELLFDRIGGPELFESIYDGTPNWTDPAAIDALTKVQDLIKAGGFVKGFASITADSNADQALLYSGKAAMMLHGPWTYGSMKSDGGDFVSGGNLGYVNFPAVAGGKGDPANSFGNPAQYLSVSSTASQAQKDIALAFFKDGLNTDEEAHEWVATGAIPVVKGVDATFAGLEDEQWLKFTYDLVTNAPSFGQSWDQALSPTEAETLLDTIEKLFGLAITPQQFAETMNGAIGS from the coding sequence GTGGATCACAACCGCGCCTCTCGTCGGACCTTCCTCACCCTGGCCGCCGCCACCCCGCTGGTCGCGACCGCGCTGGCCTCGTGCGGCGACTCCGGCCCCGGCCAGGCCGGTGGCGACGAGGCCACCGACTGGATCCTCACCGGCCAGCCGGCCGAAGGCGTCCGCTCGGGCACCGTCCAGAAGTGGAACGAAACGCACGACGACCAGCGGATCACGACGAGCTCGTTCCAGAACGACGCCTACAAGGCCAAGATCAAGACGGCCATCGGCGCCGGCCAGGCCCCGACCATCATCTTCGGCTGGGGCGGCGGCACGCTGCGCGACTACGCCCAGAGCGGTCACGTCGACGACCTGACCGCCTGGTTCGCCCAGAACCCTGGTGTGAAGAACCGGCTGCTGGACGCCGCGTTCGCCGCCGGCACGGTCGAGGGCAAGATCTACGCCATCCCGACCGAGACGGTGCAGCCGCTGGTCCTCTTCTACAACAAGAAGCTCTTCAAGCAGGTCGATGTCGAACCCCCGACCACGTGGGACGAGCTGATGGCCCTCGTGCCGAAGTTCAACGCCGCGGGGATCGCGCCGTTCTCCCTCGGTGGGCAGTCGCGCTGGACGAGCATGATGTGGCTGGAGCTGCTGTTCGACCGCATCGGCGGCCCCGAGCTGTTCGAGTCGATCTACGACGGCACGCCGAACTGGACCGACCCGGCTGCCATCGACGCCCTCACCAAGGTCCAGGACCTGATCAAGGCCGGCGGTTTCGTCAAGGGCTTCGCCTCCATCACCGCCGACTCCAACGCCGACCAGGCGCTGCTGTACTCCGGCAAGGCCGCCATGATGCTGCACGGTCCCTGGACGTACGGCTCCATGAAGTCCGACGGCGGCGACTTCGTCTCCGGCGGCAACCTCGGGTACGTGAACTTCCCCGCCGTCGCCGGGGGCAAGGGCGACCCGGCCAACTCCTTCGGCAACCCGGCCCAGTACCTGTCGGTCTCCTCCACAGCGTCCCAGGCGCAGAAGGACATCGCCCTGGCCTTCTTCAAGGACGGTCTGAACACCGACGAGGAAGCCCACGAGTGGGTGGCGACCGGCGCGATACCGGTCGTCAAGGGTGTCGACGCCACGTTCGCCGGGCTCGAGGACGAGCAGTGGCTGAAGTTCACGTACGACCTGGTCACGAACGCCCCGTCCTTCGGGCAGTCGTGGGACCAGGCCCTGTCGCCGACCGAGGCCGAGACCCTGCTGGACACCATCGAGAAGCTCTTCGGCCTCGCGATCACCCCGCAGCAGTTCGCCGAGACCATGAACGGGGCGATCGGCTCGTGA
- a CDS encoding GntR family transcriptional regulator, with protein sequence MRTGTAAAPGGQRPAARSCPRPHWRRSGDPPQLPFERVSRLPLWHQLEVALRRAVRAGDYTPGEQIETLTSLAVRHGVSVPTARHALEALVRTGDLVPCDACTSYVVAGRGSAPTGAT encoded by the coding sequence GTGCGCACAGGGACGGCTGCCGCCCCCGGCGGGCAGCGCCCCGCAGCACGGTCGTGTCCTCGGCCGCACTGGAGGCGCAGCGGGGACCCTCCCCAGCTGCCGTTCGAGCGGGTCAGCCGCCTGCCGCTGTGGCACCAGCTCGAAGTGGCGTTGCGCCGCGCCGTCCGGGCCGGCGACTACACCCCCGGAGAACAGATCGAGACCCTGACGTCCCTCGCCGTCAGGCACGGTGTCTCGGTACCCACTGCCCGCCACGCCCTCGAGGCGCTGGTGAGGACCGGTGACCTGGTCCCGTGCGACGCGTGCACCAGCTACGTGGTGGCAGGGCGGGGGTCGGCGCCCACGGGAGCCACCTGA
- a CDS encoding sugar phosphate isomerase/epimerase family protein — translation MRLGLYDAILRDRPLEEAIDVVAANGLTGIELNTGGFLPAVHVPTMDDVLVSDTARDDFLGIFEGTGVGIAGLNTNGNPLHPNPEVGDRHAGDVRRSIQLAERLGQHRVVTMSGLPGSEPGTRYPTWVVNAWHPESREVLDHQWSVAATFWRETDRFARDHDVKVALELHPQNVVFNSADVHKLIDLTGATNVGVELDASHLFWQQMDPVAVVRHLGELVFHAAAKDVRVNRSRAELNGVLDNNGFFGEVWGNGWPKQASWDFVALGKGHDVAYWTEFLRALHEVDPEMMVNIEHEDNELGSEEGVSVAAKVLVAADRALQESLTEPV, via the coding sequence GTGCGACTCGGCCTGTACGACGCCATCCTGCGCGACCGGCCCCTGGAGGAAGCGATCGACGTCGTCGCAGCCAACGGGCTGACCGGGATCGAACTGAACACCGGAGGGTTCCTGCCGGCGGTGCACGTCCCGACCATGGACGACGTCCTGGTCAGCGACACCGCCCGCGACGACTTCCTCGGGATCTTCGAGGGAACGGGGGTGGGGATCGCCGGGCTGAACACCAACGGCAACCCCCTGCACCCGAACCCCGAGGTCGGGGACCGCCACGCCGGGGACGTCCGACGTTCGATCCAGCTGGCCGAACGCCTCGGTCAGCACCGGGTGGTGACCATGTCCGGCCTGCCGGGCAGCGAACCCGGCACGCGGTACCCGACCTGGGTCGTCAACGCCTGGCACCCGGAGTCCCGGGAGGTGCTCGACCACCAGTGGAGCGTCGCCGCGACGTTCTGGCGCGAGACCGACCGGTTCGCGCGGGACCACGACGTCAAGGTCGCCCTGGAGCTGCACCCGCAGAACGTCGTCTTCAACTCCGCCGACGTGCACAAGCTCATCGACCTGACCGGCGCGACGAACGTCGGGGTCGAGCTGGACGCCTCGCACCTGTTCTGGCAGCAGATGGACCCCGTGGCGGTCGTCCGGCACCTGGGGGAGCTCGTGTTCCACGCCGCCGCCAAGGACGTCCGCGTCAACCGCTCACGCGCTGAGCTGAACGGCGTCCTGGACAACAACGGCTTCTTCGGGGAGGTGTGGGGCAACGGCTGGCCCAAGCAGGCTTCCTGGGACTTCGTCGCCCTCGGCAAGGGGCACGACGTCGCGTACTGGACGGAGTTCCTGCGAGCCCTGCACGAGGTCGACCCCGAGATGATGGTGAACATCGAGCACGAGGACAACGAGCTCGGCAGCGAGGAGGGCGTCTCGGTCGCCGCGAAGGTCCTGGTCGCGGCCGACCGAGCCCTCCAGGAGTCGCTCACGGAACCGGTGTAG
- a CDS encoding Gfo/Idh/MocA family protein has product MSDESIGVAVIGAGQAGKAHAAAYRSATTLYDSVLPPVRLVTIADVAERAARAAADRFGYDRHDTSWQAVADAEDVDVVSVVVANSLHLEIVEALLAAGKHVLCEKPLSDTIQSAQAMADLARTASSVARIGFTYRRSPGIAYLRDLLQTGTLGDVYHVNGRYLTSYGSDPTTPNSWRFKGAPGTGALADLGSHVGYLLEFTGGEITSVSGGRFATVVPKRPALASGALETVENDDYASFNAHFASGAAGSLEASRVSTGRTNRLEIEVFASKGSARWHQERPSEIELYLTDGPEAQRGNRTVLLGGAHPYIAGGLPLDTAGVGFGQNEGFVFQARAFLEEVAGVAGADALPRNASFEEGLHNMVLLEAGTRSAALGGATVAVNP; this is encoded by the coding sequence ATGTCTGACGAGAGCATCGGCGTCGCCGTCATCGGCGCCGGGCAGGCGGGGAAGGCGCACGCAGCCGCCTACCGCAGTGCCACGACCCTGTACGACAGCGTGCTGCCGCCGGTGCGCCTGGTCACCATCGCCGACGTCGCCGAGCGAGCCGCGCGAGCGGCCGCGGACCGCTTCGGCTACGACCGTCACGACACGTCGTGGCAGGCCGTGGCCGACGCGGAGGACGTCGACGTCGTCAGCGTGGTCGTCGCCAACTCCCTGCACCTCGAGATCGTCGAGGCGCTGCTGGCTGCGGGCAAGCACGTCCTGTGCGAGAAACCCCTCTCGGACACGATCCAGAGCGCCCAGGCCATGGCCGACCTGGCGCGGACGGCGTCGAGCGTCGCGCGCATCGGGTTCACCTACCGACGGTCACCGGGGATCGCCTACCTGCGCGACCTCCTGCAGACGGGCACCCTGGGGGACGTCTACCACGTCAACGGCCGCTACCTGACCAGCTACGGCTCCGACCCCACCACGCCGAACAGCTGGCGGTTCAAGGGGGCGCCCGGCACCGGGGCGCTGGCCGACCTCGGCAGCCACGTCGGGTACCTGCTGGAGTTCACGGGCGGTGAGATCACGTCCGTGAGCGGAGGCCGGTTCGCCACCGTGGTGCCCAAACGGCCGGCACTGGCCAGCGGCGCCCTGGAGACGGTGGAGAACGACGACTACGCCTCGTTCAACGCTCACTTCGCCAGTGGAGCAGCGGGGTCGTTGGAGGCGTCCCGCGTGTCGACCGGACGCACGAACCGGCTCGAGATCGAGGTCTTCGCCTCGAAGGGCTCGGCCCGTTGGCACCAGGAGCGTCCCTCCGAGATCGAGCTCTACCTCACCGACGGTCCAGAGGCCCAGCGCGGCAACCGGACCGTCCTGCTCGGTGGCGCGCACCCCTACATCGCCGGTGGGCTGCCGTTGGACACCGCCGGTGTCGGGTTCGGGCAGAACGAAGGGTTCGTCTTCCAGGCCCGCGCGTTCCTCGAGGAGGTCGCCGGCGTCGCCGGAGCAGACGCACTACCCCGCAACGCCTCGTTCGAGGAAGGACTGCACAACATGGTCCTGCTCGAGGCCGGCACGCGCTCCGCCGCCCTGGGCGGCGCGACCGTCGCCGTCAACCCGTGA